A stretch of the Haloarcula ordinaria genome encodes the following:
- a CDS encoding Cdc6/Cdc18 family protein, translated as MDIESRIKRRQRRDSSHRLVLDYEPLSPVHHIDEPNGRGPMMERLLDHLDSVFDGNLPPNAYVHGPAGSGKSAVITALFSCLDLLPTDDRSIIHTSTRAEPAISPAFIYVDVRETKSEFAFYHAILDSLSDDTVPEYGIGTDTLRSRLHDILGGRNNGAVIAVDHVDDADELDPEDLVDLFAGLPSNTSWLAIGRAPAEQSPLTEYTARSLAIEPYRKQTLVDVLMTRASDGLAQQSLTHSTARHIADWADGNAHDALSVLFVAAVNTEAADRTRITEHDVASAVDEIPDPCVSLGRVLALPKNRQAVLRELVEMDEAETASVTRTTEVISQRDAVDLSQGTVKRFLYEMAESGIVDRVKSERRNGQGRPPSRVEPRFPPTAFRQLYDLGS; from the coding sequence ATGGACATCGAGTCGAGAATCAAACGACGACAACGACGTGACAGCAGTCACAGGCTCGTGCTCGATTACGAGCCGTTGTCGCCGGTCCACCACATCGACGAACCGAACGGTCGTGGTCCGATGATGGAACGGTTGCTGGATCACCTCGACTCCGTCTTCGACGGCAATCTCCCCCCAAACGCCTACGTTCACGGTCCGGCGGGGTCCGGAAAGTCCGCGGTCATCACTGCGCTGTTCTCCTGTCTCGACCTGCTGCCGACCGACGACCGGTCGATTATCCACACGAGCACGCGCGCCGAGCCGGCCATCTCCCCCGCATTCATCTACGTCGACGTCCGCGAGACGAAAAGCGAGTTCGCGTTCTATCACGCCATCCTCGACAGCCTCTCGGACGACACCGTTCCGGAGTACGGTATCGGGACCGACACGCTCCGGTCGCGGTTACACGACATTCTCGGCGGGAGAAACAACGGTGCCGTCATCGCCGTCGACCACGTCGACGACGCGGACGAGCTCGACCCCGAGGACCTCGTCGACCTGTTCGCGGGTTTACCGAGCAACACGAGCTGGCTGGCTATCGGCAGAGCGCCGGCGGAACAGAGTCCGCTGACGGAGTACACCGCTCGCTCGCTCGCCATCGAACCGTACCGGAAGCAGACGCTGGTCGACGTCCTGATGACGCGGGCCTCGGACGGGTTGGCCCAGCAGTCGCTCACCCACTCGACCGCCCGTCATATCGCCGACTGGGCGGACGGGAACGCACACGACGCCCTCTCGGTGCTGTTCGTCGCCGCGGTCAACACGGAAGCGGCCGACCGGACCCGTATCACCGAACACGACGTCGCGTCGGCCGTCGACGAGATTCCCGACCCGTGTGTCTCCCTCGGCCGCGTCCTCGCGCTACCGAAGAACCGACAGGCCGTTCTCAGGGAACTCGTCGAGATGGACGAGGCCGAGACCGCGTCGGTCACCCGGACGACCGAGGTCATCAGTCAACGCGACGCGGTCGACCTCTCACAGGGGACCGTCAAGCGGTTCCTCTACGAGATGGCTGAATCGGGTATCGTCGACCGCGTCAAGTCAGAACGGCGGAACGGCCAGGGGCGACCGCCGAGTCGCGTCGAACCTCGGTTCCCGCCGACAGCCTTCAGACAGCTCTACGACCTCGGCTCCTGA
- a CDS encoding ROK family protein — protein MAAYAGVDLGATHIRAVVGDESGTLLGSHKSDTPRGPSGIDVTEAVLDTLRKAAEAAGIEPRNIEAAGIAAIGPLDLAQGIIENPANLPDSIDRIPLTGPVSNLVGSDRVYLHNDANAGAIGERFYSDRNPDDMVYLTISSGIGAGVAVDGNILSGWDGNAGEVGHITIDPQGFMTCGCGHDGHWEAYCSGDNIPDYATALHHEDPVDTALPIETEEFSAADVFEYAGTDEFASHVLDQISHWNTIGIANMVHSYAPLVIYVGGAVALNNPDQVLDPIRNRLDDMVMSNIPDIQLTSMGDDVVVRGALASALTRGTGDPSMLQ, from the coding sequence ATGGCCGCATACGCAGGCGTCGACCTCGGTGCGACACATATCCGCGCCGTCGTCGGCGACGAGTCCGGGACGCTACTGGGGTCACACAAGTCAGACACGCCGCGTGGCCCGTCCGGTATCGACGTCACCGAGGCCGTCCTCGACACGCTACGGAAGGCAGCCGAGGCCGCAGGCATCGAGCCGAGGAACATCGAAGCCGCCGGTATCGCGGCGATCGGCCCGCTGGACCTCGCGCAGGGTATCATCGAGAACCCGGCGAACCTCCCGGACTCCATCGACCGCATTCCGCTGACCGGGCCCGTCTCGAACCTGGTCGGGAGCGACCGCGTCTACCTGCACAACGACGCCAACGCGGGCGCCATCGGCGAACGCTTCTACTCCGACCGGAACCCCGACGACATGGTGTATCTGACCATCTCGTCTGGTATCGGCGCGGGGGTCGCCGTCGACGGCAACATCCTCAGCGGGTGGGACGGCAACGCGGGCGAGGTCGGTCACATCACCATCGACCCCCAGGGGTTCATGACCTGTGGCTGTGGCCACGACGGCCACTGGGAAGCCTACTGCTCGGGCGACAACATCCCGGATTACGCCACTGCACTCCACCATGAGGACCCCGTTGACACGGCGCTACCCATCGAGACCGAGGAGTTCTCCGCCGCCGACGTCTTCGAGTACGCCGGCACGGACGAGTTCGCGTCCCACGTCCTCGACCAGATATCCCACTGGAACACCATCGGCATCGCGAACATGGTCCACTCCTACGCCCCGCTGGTCATCTACGTGGGCGGGGCCGTCGCGCTCAACAATCCGGATCAGGTGCTCGACCCCATCCGGAACCGCCTCGACGACATGGTGATGTCGAACATCCCCGATATCCAGCTGACGTCGATGGGCGACGACGTCGTCGTCAGGGGTGCACTCGCCTCGGCGCTGACGCGTGGCACCGGCGACCCGAGCATGCTGCAGTGA
- the pyk gene encoding pyruvate kinase, which translates to MRNAKIVCTLGPASESIEQIASLAEAGMSVARLNASHGSPEHRREMIDRIREVDEIVDQPVAAMLDMPGPEVRTAPIDEPIQLEEGATVQFVVGDDATPEEVGLSKSITAVQPGDRVLLDDGRIETTVESVEDGVVHARVENGGELGSRKGVNVPGVELDLPTITENDEQELDVAAEKEPDFVAASFVRDGEAIYEINQALEDRGVDIPVIAKIERSGAVENLDSIIEAAYGVMVARGDLGVECPLEDVPIIQKRIIRKCRQAGVPVITATEMLDSMIHSRRPTRAEASDVANAVLDGTDAVMLSGETAIGDHPTRVVSTMDRIVRDVESSEEYAEVREQWVPGAGGNRTDALARSGRYLARDVGATALVAASESGYTALKASKFRPSIPIVAATPSTQVKRKLALSWGITPVTTEYRSEGADAVIQSAVQAALDTEAASGGDTVVVISGMMTELEGMNTANMLKVHVAAETAAQGRSVVEGISTGPVHRLDTTGDISDVPTGGILVVPDHFEGEFQGDMTRIGGIIDEHQGMTSYAAIVARELGVPMVSETKLPDSVTDGTTITLDGERGVVYKDVTDHGAADGRPR; encoded by the coding sequence ATGCGTAACGCGAAAATCGTCTGTACGCTTGGCCCGGCTTCGGAATCGATAGAGCAGATCGCCTCGCTGGCGGAGGCCGGGATGTCGGTGGCCCGGCTCAACGCGAGTCACGGGTCCCCGGAACACCGGCGGGAGATGATCGACCGTATCCGGGAAGTCGACGAGATCGTCGACCAGCCGGTCGCCGCGATGCTCGACATGCCCGGGCCGGAAGTCCGGACGGCGCCGATAGACGAACCGATTCAGCTCGAGGAGGGGGCGACGGTACAGTTCGTCGTCGGCGACGACGCGACACCCGAGGAGGTCGGGCTCTCGAAGTCCATCACCGCCGTCCAGCCGGGCGACCGCGTCCTGCTGGACGACGGCCGCATCGAGACGACTGTCGAAAGCGTCGAAGACGGGGTCGTGCACGCGCGAGTGGAGAACGGCGGCGAACTCGGGTCGCGGAAGGGCGTCAACGTCCCCGGAGTCGAGCTCGACCTCCCGACCATCACGGAGAACGACGAGCAGGAGCTCGACGTCGCCGCGGAGAAGGAGCCGGACTTCGTCGCCGCGTCGTTCGTCCGCGACGGTGAGGCCATCTACGAGATCAACCAGGCACTCGAGGACCGCGGCGTCGACATCCCGGTCATCGCGAAGATAGAGCGCTCGGGCGCCGTCGAGAACCTCGATTCCATCATCGAAGCGGCGTACGGCGTGATGGTCGCCCGTGGTGACCTCGGCGTGGAGTGCCCGCTCGAAGACGTCCCCATCATACAGAAGCGCATCATCCGGAAGTGTCGCCAGGCCGGCGTCCCGGTCATCACCGCGACAGAGATGCTCGACTCGATGATCCACTCGCGGCGACCTACCCGGGCGGAAGCCTCGGACGTCGCGAACGCCGTGCTCGACGGGACCGACGCAGTGATGCTCTCGGGCGAGACGGCCATCGGCGACCACCCGACCCGCGTCGTCTCGACGATGGACCGAATCGTCCGCGACGTCGAGTCCAGCGAGGAGTACGCCGAGGTCCGCGAGCAGTGGGTCCCCGGGGCGGGCGGCAACCGGACCGATGCACTGGCCCGGTCGGGACGCTACCTGGCGCGCGACGTGGGCGCCACCGCGCTCGTCGCCGCGTCCGAGTCGGGCTACACTGCGCTCAAGGCCTCGAAGTTCCGTCCCTCGATTCCCATCGTGGCGGCCACGCCGAGCACGCAGGTCAAGCGGAAGCTCGCGCTCTCCTGGGGGATTACCCCGGTCACGACGGAGTACCGGAGCGAAGGGGCCGACGCCGTCATCCAGAGCGCGGTCCAGGCAGCGCTGGACACGGAGGCCGCGAGCGGCGGCGACACCGTGGTCGTCATCTCGGGGATGATGACCGAGCTCGAGGGCATGAACACGGCGAACATGCTGAAGGTCCACGTGGCCGCAGAGACGGCCGCTCAGGGCCGGTCGGTCGTCGAGGGTATCTCGACGGGCCCCGTCCACCGACTCGACACCACCGGGGACATCTCGGACGTCCCGACCGGCGGCATCCTCGTCGTCCCGGACCACTTCGAGGGCGAGTTCCAGGGCGATATGACCCGTATCGGGGGAATCATCGACGAGCACCAGGGGATGACGAGCTACGCCGCCATCGTGGCCCGCGAGCTGGGCGTGCCGATGGTCTCCGAGACGAAGCTCCCCGACTCCGTCACGGACGGCACGACGATCACACTCGACGGGGAACGGGGCGTGGTCTACAAGGATGTGACCGACCACGGTGCCGCCGACGGTCGCCCCCGTTGA
- the kdgK1 gene encoding bifunctional 2-dehydro-3-deoxygluconokinase/2-dehydro-3-deoxygalactonokinase, with protein MVDLVTFGETMLRLSPPGQERVETADQYDVHVAGAESNVAVAAQRLGLDSTWVSKLPDSPPGRKVATELRSHGVDTDVVWDDADTGRVGTYYLEQGDVPRGNDVIYDRSGASVTTATVDELPTGLLEETAAFHTSGITPALSERLEATTADLLAAADEAGATTSLDVNYRSKLWTPAEAAEVLTDLFPNVDVLLTAKRDAENLFGLSGPASEMAVELTDEYGFDVTVVTQGAEGAVAATPDEQFDRPAYEASDAHPVGSGDSFVGGFLSQYVEGAPIPRALSWGAATAALKRSVPGDIAVLSSDEVERVMQGDSTEIDR; from the coding sequence ATGGTCGACCTGGTCACTTTCGGCGAAACGATGCTCAGACTCTCTCCACCAGGTCAGGAGCGAGTGGAGACTGCAGACCAGTACGACGTACACGTCGCCGGAGCGGAGTCCAACGTGGCCGTGGCCGCGCAGCGGCTCGGGCTCGATAGCACGTGGGTCTCGAAGCTCCCGGACTCGCCGCCGGGGCGCAAGGTCGCCACCGAACTCCGGAGCCACGGCGTAGACACCGACGTCGTCTGGGACGACGCAGACACGGGGCGCGTCGGGACCTACTATCTCGAACAGGGGGACGTGCCCCGCGGAAACGACGTCATCTACGACCGTTCGGGCGCGAGCGTGACGACTGCCACAGTCGACGAACTACCCACGGGACTGCTCGAAGAGACAGCAGCCTTTCACACGTCGGGCATCACGCCGGCCCTCTCCGAGCGGCTCGAGGCGACCACGGCAGACCTGTTGGCTGCGGCCGACGAAGCAGGGGCGACGACGAGCCTCGACGTCAACTACCGCTCGAAGCTATGGACCCCGGCAGAAGCCGCAGAGGTCCTCACGGACCTGTTCCCGAACGTCGACGTGTTACTGACCGCCAAGCGGGACGCCGAGAACCTGTTCGGACTCTCGGGCCCCGCGTCCGAGATGGCGGTCGAGCTCACCGACGAGTACGGGTTCGACGTCACCGTCGTCACGCAGGGCGCGGAGGGTGCCGTCGCGGCCACGCCGGACGAACAGTTCGACCGTCCGGCCTACGAGGCGAGCGACGCGCATCCGGTTGGGTCGGGCGATTCCTTCGTGGGTGGGTTCCTCTCACAGTACGTCGAGGGAGCGCCGATTCCGCGCGCGCTCTCGTGGGGGGCGGCGACGGCAGCGCTGAAGCGCTCGGTCCCCGGCGACATCGCGGTGCTCTCGTCCGACGAGGTCGAACGCGTGATGCAGGGCGACAGTACCGAGATAGACCGATAG
- a CDS encoding DUF5805 domain-containing protein, translating to MSTDEGSERAVVRTYVPAYQKELWQDHADDLDMSQSEFVRTMVQAGRSGFEPPESVDAADSTVRTPEEPPSQDATPGGEGLEDRVLETLSDGGHYDWDELLTELTDDIEARLEETLQELQSSGRVRYSGRHGGYVLDR from the coding sequence ATGTCGACAGACGAGGGGAGCGAGCGGGCCGTCGTCCGGACGTACGTTCCTGCTTATCAAAAGGAGCTGTGGCAGGACCACGCCGACGACCTCGACATGAGTCAGAGCGAATTCGTCCGCACGATGGTCCAGGCGGGTCGCAGCGGCTTCGAACCGCCCGAATCAGTGGATGCGGCAGACTCGACGGTACGGACGCCCGAGGAACCACCTTCTCAGGACGCAACCCCTGGGGGTGAGGGCCTCGAAGACCGGGTGCTCGAAACGCTCTCGGATGGTGGTCACTACGATTGGGACGAGTTGCTCACCGAACTCACCGACGATATCGAAGCACGACTCGAAGAGACTCTGCAGGAGCTCCAGTCCAGTGGCCGGGTCAGATACAGCGGCAGACACGGAGGGTACGTGCTCGACAGATGA
- a CDS encoding tyrosine-type recombinase/integrase: protein MSSETTDPDSDDDAVGYFLDDITFHGKSERTRSSYERVLRDFESFLAEGGHPVPVGEASHRDCMAYVHSLRGDKSESTVATYASYLHRFFAYMTQVGTFEGNPMTLVMEEMDESINTDPTRREIGLPAMRSFVAEMTHPLERAVVVTLLKTGMRVGELCNLDIRDLHLAEPGPRPSVPVRAGLDGRPDSLYVAAEPARGSVVNGEERTASNKRKRETTIPVDEELAGLLRRWLAIRPDTRSPADPLFVSTSGSWGERLTPDMVHHAVETHAREHGWYREGGGAEENVTPHYFRHFFTTHLRDRTGDRGVVKYLRGDVAQDVIDTYTHEWGNRIRQVYEANIYRLLD from the coding sequence ATGAGTTCCGAGACAACCGACCCAGACTCCGACGACGATGCAGTGGGATACTTCCTCGACGACATCACGTTCCACGGCAAGAGCGAACGAACCCGGTCGTCCTACGAGCGCGTGCTCCGTGACTTCGAGTCGTTCCTCGCGGAGGGTGGACATCCCGTTCCCGTGGGAGAAGCCAGCCACAGGGACTGTATGGCCTACGTACACAGCCTCAGAGGCGACAAGAGCGAGAGTACGGTGGCGACCTACGCCTCCTACCTCCACCGGTTTTTCGCGTACATGACCCAGGTCGGAACCTTCGAGGGGAATCCGATGACGCTGGTCATGGAAGAGATGGACGAATCGATCAACACCGACCCGACGCGACGCGAGATCGGACTCCCGGCGATGCGGTCGTTCGTCGCCGAGATGACGCACCCGCTCGAACGAGCCGTCGTGGTCACGCTGCTGAAGACCGGGATGCGTGTCGGTGAACTGTGTAATCTGGACATCCGGGACCTTCACCTCGCCGAACCGGGCCCACGGCCGTCTGTGCCGGTGAGAGCAGGCCTCGACGGGCGCCCCGATTCGCTGTACGTTGCTGCGGAACCGGCCCGTGGAAGCGTCGTCAACGGCGAAGAACGAACGGCGTCGAACAAGCGCAAACGTGAGACGACGATTCCTGTCGACGAGGAGCTGGCTGGCCTACTGCGCCGCTGGCTCGCGATACGTCCAGATACACGGTCCCCCGCAGACCCGCTGTTCGTGTCGACGAGTGGCAGCTGGGGCGAGCGCCTCACGCCCGACATGGTCCACCACGCGGTCGAAACACACGCGCGGGAGCATGGCTGGTACCGGGAGGGCGGCGGTGCCGAAGAGAACGTGACGCCACACTACTTCCGGCACTTCTTCACCACCCATCTCCGGGACCGGACCGGCGACAGGGGCGTCGTGAAGTATCTCCGTGGGGACGTCGCGCAGGACGTCATCGACACGTACACCCACGAGTGGGGGAACCGAATCCGCCAGGTGTACGAGGCGAATATCTATCGGCTGCTGGACTAA
- a CDS encoding CBS domain-containing protein produces MTVADIARADVMTAKRDQSAGNLATVMKEESVGSVIIVDERRPVGIVTDRDLVVEVLEPRRDPTAVTAGDIMTDAPVTLNGSEGVFEATSKMFEHAVRRLPVVDDEDNVSGILTLDDLVVLLTDELDNLAGVIEAESPPY; encoded by the coding sequence ATGACTGTCGCAGACATCGCACGGGCAGACGTAATGACCGCGAAGCGCGACCAATCCGCCGGCAACCTCGCGACGGTGATGAAAGAGGAATCCGTCGGGAGCGTCATCATCGTCGACGAGCGACGGCCGGTCGGCATCGTGACCGACCGCGACCTCGTGGTCGAGGTCCTCGAACCCCGGCGTGACCCGACTGCCGTGACGGCCGGTGACATCATGACGGACGCACCGGTGACGCTGAACGGGTCCGAGGGTGTGTTCGAAGCCACCAGCAAGATGTTCGAACACGCGGTCCGACGGTTGCCGGTCGTCGACGACGAGGACAACGTGTCGGGTATCCTGACACTGGATGACCTCGTCGTGTTGCTGACCGACGAACTCGACAACCTCGCCGGCGTCATCGAAGCGGAATCACCACCGTACTGA
- the rdfA gene encoding rod-determining factor RdfA, producing the protein MVDATEDRPSSKVARLIDEYDLDGFGAELEARWTGTGEERLSLRDLATLFNKRLLEQTLLDAGMNALEANVDMTYRNLTDEDVSTGVQTDTRSRLERNGIDVDALQSDFVTYQAIRSYLKEWRGAAYEGPSDDEKIQKDLESIQRLMTRTMSVTEERIEKLRNSDRFELGDFEVFLDAQVLCQECGSQYSVSELFDQRGCECQRD; encoded by the coding sequence ATGGTTGATGCGACAGAAGACCGCCCATCGAGCAAGGTGGCTCGGCTCATCGACGAGTACGACCTCGACGGGTTTGGAGCGGAGCTGGAAGCACGCTGGACGGGGACCGGCGAGGAGCGCCTGAGCCTCCGGGACCTCGCGACGCTGTTCAACAAGCGCCTCCTCGAGCAGACGCTGCTCGATGCGGGCATGAACGCGCTGGAAGCCAACGTCGACATGACCTACCGGAACCTCACCGACGAGGACGTGAGTACCGGTGTCCAGACCGACACGCGGAGTCGGCTCGAACGCAATGGCATCGACGTCGACGCGCTCCAGAGTGACTTCGTCACCTACCAGGCCATCCGGTCGTATCTCAAAGAGTGGCGTGGGGCGGCGTACGAAGGGCCTTCGGACGACGAGAAGATACAGAAGGACTTAGAGAGCATCCAGCGACTGATGACCAGAACAATGTCGGTCACCGAGGAACGCATCGAGAAGCTGCGCAACTCCGATCGGTTCGAACTGGGCGATTTCGAGGTGTTCCTCGACGCGCAGGTGCTCTGCCAGGAGTGTGGCTCGCAGTATTCGGTGTCGGAACTGTTCGACCAACGGGGTTGTGAGTGCCAGCGGGACTAG
- a CDS encoding archaea-specific SMC-related protein translates to MSSSSQVSDVARFEVQNVGGIGNTQVDIPPGVTVLTGKNATNRTSFLQSVMGIMGSRQVTLKGDSDEGQIRLELGGETYERTLSRAGDAVKFSGETYLDDPEVADLFAFLLETNEPRQSVARGDDLREIIMRPVDTTAIKEEISQLEAKKEDINEELATIENRKTDLPKLEQQRTDLREQIEAKRDELATLETEIDESSRNIEESRREQQKLESKLDELRETRSEIESIRRKIETQEESIASLKSERNEVEDERDALPSAPMGEHEDLENEIVRLRERRQSLSTEISDLQSLIQYNEERLEGEDYEVMQSLEQASADNGEVTDRLLADDAESMVCWTCGSTVDREQIEQTVDRLQTLRQEKVGDLNDLKSELEDLKEQQSEAERKERRRERLDEKLGDIEAELQRRSEQVDSLKEQRQSLMKTVETLESDVEALESEDFEDILSLHTEANQLEFEIERLESDLDEKTEEIESIESLLDEAEELRTEREELGDELTDLRTKIDQIESQAAEEFNQHMDALLETLEYDNLDRIWIERVEKSVREGRRTVDRTMFELHIVRTTENGAAYEDTIDHLSESERKVTGLIFALAGYLVHDLHEVVPFMLLDSLEAIDADRIAALVDYFSDYAEYLVVALLPEDAQALDEEYHRITDI, encoded by the coding sequence ATGAGTTCATCGAGTCAAGTCTCCGACGTCGCTCGGTTCGAGGTCCAGAACGTCGGTGGTATCGGTAACACGCAGGTAGACATTCCACCCGGAGTGACTGTCCTCACCGGAAAGAACGCGACGAACAGGACGTCGTTCCTCCAGTCCGTCATGGGTATCATGGGCAGTCGACAGGTGACGCTGAAAGGGGATTCCGACGAGGGACAGATTCGGCTCGAACTCGGGGGCGAGACCTACGAGCGGACCCTCTCACGGGCGGGTGACGCCGTCAAGTTCTCCGGCGAGACGTACCTCGACGACCCCGAAGTTGCGGACCTCTTTGCCTTCCTCCTCGAGACCAACGAACCCCGTCAGTCCGTCGCCCGCGGTGACGACCTCAGAGAGATCATCATGCGCCCGGTCGATACGACGGCAATCAAAGAGGAAATCAGCCAACTCGAAGCCAAGAAGGAGGACATCAACGAAGAGCTCGCGACGATCGAGAACCGGAAGACCGACCTCCCGAAGCTCGAACAACAGCGGACAGACTTGCGCGAGCAGATCGAGGCAAAACGGGACGAGCTCGCGACGCTCGAAACGGAGATCGACGAAAGTAGTCGCAACATCGAGGAGAGCCGTCGAGAACAGCAGAAGCTCGAATCGAAGCTCGACGAACTCCGCGAGACCCGATCCGAGATCGAATCGATTCGCCGGAAGATAGAGACCCAGGAAGAGAGTATCGCCTCGCTGAAGTCGGAGCGAAACGAGGTCGAAGACGAACGCGACGCCCTCCCGTCAGCGCCGATGGGCGAACATGAAGACCTCGAGAACGAAATCGTCCGGCTCCGGGAACGGCGCCAATCGCTCAGTACGGAGATATCCGACCTCCAGAGCCTCATCCAGTACAACGAGGAACGACTGGAGGGTGAGGACTACGAGGTCATGCAGTCGCTCGAGCAAGCGAGCGCGGACAACGGCGAAGTGACCGACCGACTACTCGCCGACGACGCGGAGAGCATGGTGTGCTGGACGTGTGGCTCGACCGTCGACCGCGAGCAGATCGAACAGACCGTCGACCGCTTGCAGACGCTCCGTCAGGAGAAGGTCGGGGACCTGAACGACCTCAAGTCGGAGCTTGAGGACCTGAAAGAACAGCAGTCCGAAGCCGAGCGCAAGGAGCGCCGTCGCGAGCGGTTGGACGAGAAACTCGGCGACATCGAGGCGGAACTCCAACGACGGTCCGAGCAGGTCGACTCTCTCAAAGAGCAGCGCCAGTCGCTCATGAAGACCGTCGAGACGCTCGAATCAGACGTCGAAGCACTCGAATCCGAGGACTTCGAGGACATCCTCTCGTTGCACACTGAGGCCAACCAGCTCGAGTTCGAGATTGAACGCCTCGAATCGGACTTAGACGAGAAGACAGAGGAAATCGAATCGATCGAATCACTGCTCGACGAAGCCGAGGAACTTCGGACGGAACGCGAGGAACTCGGCGACGAGCTCACCGACCTCCGGACGAAGATCGACCAGATAGAGAGCCAGGCGGCCGAGGAGTTCAACCAGCACATGGACGCATTGCTGGAGACCCTCGAGTACGATAACCTCGACCGAATCTGGATCGAACGGGTCGAGAAGTCGGTCCGGGAGGGCCGCCGGACCGTCGACCGAACGATGTTCGAGCTGCATATCGTCCGGACCACCGAGAACGGCGCTGCCTACGAAGACACCATCGACCACCTGAGCGAGAGCGAACGGAAAGTGACCGGGCTCATCTTCGCGCTGGCGGGCTATCTCGTTCACGACCTGCACGAGGTGGTTCCGTTCATGCTCCTGGACTCCCTGGAGGCCATCGACGCGGACCGCATCGCCGCGCTGGTCGACTACTTCAGCGATTACGCAGAGTACCTCGTCGTCGCGCTACTACCGGAGGACGCCCAGGCGCTCGACGAGGAGTATCACAGAATCACGGACATCTGA
- a CDS encoding DUF7260 family protein, with protein MSASPTRENPHWYLHSLHEYVAEPLETALTALDREHGELTAESEALETFRDIVVDVDTEGPQGRAPAALQTPTKTTGATDTVRGAYERTFFDVAHQEEVYGDSLVESIAREFGWDFASVLRPGNSVQFSPALKQALLAATERSIDQRQSLLACVESEQESVERASTALRDLLEPIDSSVLPEWYRSTFEAELRAITDTRQQTLHDRTETFDNHDFCSYLYESAEWTYPVLTSVARLRESVSLS; from the coding sequence ATGTCAGCGTCCCCCACCCGGGAAAACCCCCACTGGTACCTCCACTCGCTTCACGAGTACGTCGCGGAACCCCTCGAGACGGCCCTGACGGCCCTGGACCGCGAGCACGGAGAACTGACAGCAGAGTCTGAGGCCCTCGAAACGTTTCGGGACATCGTTGTCGACGTCGACACAGAGGGGCCGCAAGGACGAGCCCCAGCTGCTCTCCAGACCCCGACTAAGACGACTGGCGCGACAGATACCGTGCGGGGGGCCTACGAACGGACCTTCTTCGACGTGGCCCACCAGGAGGAGGTCTACGGGGATTCGCTGGTCGAGAGCATCGCGCGCGAGTTCGGGTGGGACTTCGCGTCGGTGCTCCGGCCAGGGAACTCGGTCCAGTTCTCGCCGGCCCTGAAGCAAGCGTTGCTCGCTGCGACGGAGCGGTCGATCGACCAGCGCCAGTCACTGCTCGCGTGCGTCGAGTCCGAACAGGAGTCGGTCGAGCGGGCGTCGACGGCCCTCCGGGACCTCCTGGAACCCATCGACAGCAGCGTCCTCCCTGAGTGGTACCGGAGCACGTTCGAGGCGGAGCTCCGAGCGATCACCGACACGCGCCAGCAGACGCTCCACGACAGGACAGAGACCTTCGACAACCACGACTTCTGTTCGTACCTCTACGAGAGCGCGGAGTGGACGTACCCGGTGCTGACGAGCGTCGCTCGGCTACGGGAGTCCGTGTCGCTGAGCTGA